The window TCTAATGACAATGCTGGGCCATAGTTCACCTCTAAAAGCCATGGTTTCAAAGTGTCATCTATGAGAATATCAAAACCAAATAGTTCAAAACAGTTAGGAGTAGGTGGCACTTGTGAAGCGATAGCCAATAATGTCATTATCACAATGTTGTGAATTCTCTGCCATAGGAGCACAATGTCTATATCAAGGCTATACAAATAGGATCGAAATTGACTAAGCGTCCACTTGCACCCACATCCAACCCTCTCTTTACCTTTGTTATATGATACACCAAATTTATTGATACTTGTATTGGTCAGATGGGCAAAAATATTATCTAGTGAATCAAGATCAAATTTTTCTGTTGCAAACCTCACCAAACCTTCCTGATACACATACACCGTCAGAGGGCAAAAGCAGGCCACACAGACATAGATGCGCAGATCAAATTTATACCCAGATATCAGAAAAGGGTTTGTAATGTACTTCTGTACAATGACGGCCGAGTGATAGGTCAAGTCTTTAATGTCATGAAAAATGAATATGCCTCTCCCACGAGATAAATCAATAGGTTTGCAAATCCAATAGCTGCTTCTTCTGCCATGTAAGATAGTCTCCTGGGAATATTGTGACACAAACTTAATGTAATCATTAGGGAGAATGAATGCCACTGGACTAAACTCATAATGAGACATGCCATATACTGCTTTCATGCGTTTCAAATGTCTTGCTAGACTGTCTTTCCTCAAAAGTCTGACAGTGCCCGGGTGATGGTTTAGCCGCTGCCATGGTTTAAGGCTGTCATAGTCAGAAATCCGGAAGGAAGAGCCCCAGTACAAATTCCATTCTGCCTCATTTTTATTAAACTCTCTCCAGCCTCGTTCCAGCAGAACCTCTCGTATTACCTCAGGAGTACTGTCCTGGAGACGGAATACAAGCGGCCTCATCATTTTTTCATCAGAAATCCAATTTGGCATGGTAGAGCTTTTCCAATGTTCTATATAGTTTTTCCAATGTTCTATATAAAAATGAGAGAGAAACAACAATCATTACATACATAAAGCTTAAGTTCCTTCCTATAGTAGCCACTGTTGCAATGATCAAATTCTGCATGACCAACAGTACTATCTAGTTATAAAACATAGCCATTACTCTGCTtgttgagggtaattttataaaatattttttaatgtgtaAAGATCTTTTTATGCATGTAAAAGTTTGAACAGTGGCAAAAAGGCCAACCCTATTTTATGCAACTCACATGTAGGTATGTTCAGAGATGGCGTTTGGGCAAAGTGTGAGTGGAGTCATAATTTACACCTGATATTTATAAAATACACCCATACGTACATCTTGTATATGCATACTTCTGCTCCTAAACAGAAGTAAAatgtcataagagcataagaatagcttcactgggtcagaccaatggtccatcaagcccagtagcccattctcacagtggccaatccaggtcaccaatatctggccaaaacctaaggtgtagcaatattccatactaccaatacagggcaagcagtggtttcccccgtgtcttcctcaataacagactatggacttttcctccaggaaattatccaaacctttcttaaagcctgTCTGTGGATTATATTGCTTTTGCTCtagaattttataaagacactttggagctcattttcaaaacagaaaaacgtccaagAAAATGGCATGAAGTGGCATATGGatggtttttgttgttgttgtaacATCATCACAATGACAATTGAAAATGGCAATTGAAGATGTTTTTCTCcatagtttgtctaaatctcaaaagGGTATGTTGGGGGCATGTTTTAGGcaggactagggtgggcttatgacttggatgtttttctgctatTATGGAACTCTATAAAAGcgttcatggaaaaaaaaataggatGCTTTAGGCTAAACCTGTTTCAATAACAACAAAGTGccaaaaaaggtgcccaaactaacatgatgaccactggaaggataaaAGCATGAcctcccctttaaaaaaaaaaaaaataaatatatatatatatatatatatatatatatatatatatatatatatatatatatatattattgaatttttaaaatacagaaataaataaacataacagAAATACAGTACTACATTGCAGAAATGTACATAAAGCATATCAGTAATACAATACTACAATAGAATAAGCATAATAGGGTCAATTAATGTTATCATTGAAGTCCTTACAGAACtgtgtttgggggaggagggctttaatggctgggaggctgtagatggactggagtgagttttgaagGAGATttcagtagctggaacctaagagcaataccaggcagagctttagatctttgcccagaaatagctaaggagaagaagaagaagaaccccccccaaacaaatttttagattgaatcaggttgggcagactagatggaccattcgggtctttatctgctgtcatctactatgttaactcATCTAGAGGGGCCCACATTCTagtaaaattagcaatattatTTTGCTTAATCACTATTATTTCCTAATAACACAGAGAAGGTTCCACCATTCAAGAAAGTTGACCTCTcctttaatcccccagtggttgctgCCCCTTCCTAAACCCCTAAGAGGTAAAAGTGACAGAGTCTGATATGACAGCTGTACATATAATGGCCATTCCTCTTAAAGCAGCAAGTAGGTCCCTGGAAtaacctagtggtcagtgcagtggcaTGTAGAGAAAGGTGCCCCATATCACATTTTAAGTGATAAACTTGTGGTAAAAAATGTGAGTGCCTCATAAAccaaaaaatacctactgtacccacatataggtgacacttgcAGGAATAAGGGCTACTGAGGTGGTATTCAGTTAGGTATAGTACATTTTTTGCAAAATAAGGTGTTTATAatactattaggggcattttcaaaacactaagacatCCAAAAAACGGAATAAATTGGAtgttttggtgacaaaaatgtccaagttttaAGTTTTTTCGGGACGTTTTATGAAGCGTCCTAGCCACTGTGCGTCCAAAACTAAAGGGGACATGTTGGAGGTATGTTCTGGGCTGGCTTTGGGCGTGCTTAGATTTGAACGTCTTGcagtaataatcaaacctttctgaAGACATCCTGGTTGGAACTTTGACGTTCTGAGCtaaatctgttttaaaagcatcttaaGTGGATTATGTTATGACCTCATcacactcctccagtggtttctgaacccctcccaccccccaaaaatctgaataaaacagtacatacctgtctctagagaAGCAGCACCTAATATAGAAAATCCTAGTAGTGTAtcctagtgagccatagagaggaggacccaggcccataagccactctaaccacatttatggtgaaaagtgtgagcccactaaaacccaccaaaattctactatactgccatataggtgccacctgctaTTCCAACCCTTAGCCATATAGGTGCTAAAGGCTATTCCAACCCTCTCTTTACCTTTGCTTACTTTCCCgaagcagcagaggaaaggccctgctaggGCTGGCATCAAGCAGCTTGTTTACAGCATTGCTTTCGCTGACCAgctgctgcttcaggtaagtgaGGGAGGGAAAGTGGGGTTGGCGGATCAGGACTGCTTCGAGTAAGTGATGGATTCCAGGAGGCCAGACCtatgtggagggagggagggcggcCATACTCAAGGGAGGTGCaccataagtgtgtgtgtgtggggggggggtagatggATGGATAGAGtggtgggagggaagagaagatggggagagaaagtgacccagaccagaaaggagggtgggaaggaaggaacatatactggacctacaagtggaggTGAGGGGATgatagagggaggaagagagtgaGGTAGGGAGACACTATTTTAGAGTAACTTTCAAGgaaccaaaaactatagttatctggcatctatcaatcccctgGGTGCCGGATAAATGAGAGTTTTCTGTATCTTTTGAttcaaccaaaaacaaaaacagaactgTGGATACAAGGTTCAAGATGTCAAAAGTTTATTGTAGTAGTTCTtcataaatacacttctccctccatagtcGCAGGGATTAGGAgcagactctgacccaccccgccacCCTGCTGCCTCCTGGATCTTTCCataccttatctggtggtctaatggtgaagcgggacaggagtgatcctcctgccccgtgcagagcgtcaacaaaaatggctgccgtgagttcctctggtctcacaagactacagcaggaactcatggcagccatttttgttgacggctctgcacaaggcaggagtataggaagatcgctcctgcccccctTCACTGCTAGGCCACTAGGTACAGGGTGGAGAGGTTCGGGAGGCAGTggtgggtcagggtttagaaactcgcAAATAACCAAAGTTGTGAGTTCTAAACCCacaaatttggagggagaagtgtactccaaATAGTGCAAATTATATCAATCCATACAACACACGGCAATGAATTGTTTTGCAGCCCCATCACTTTTTTTTTCACAACAAAACAAAGTTACAACTGATTAGTTCACCTCAAACAACTCATTAGTTCATCTCAAAAGCTCTTCTTGGTAATTATCACTTCTTTTCAGGTTCATCCTGAAGTGAAGAAGAAGTTATTTACCTTTCAAAGTATGCGACATGTTTTATATAAGGAAGGGTTTTTTGTTTGATTACTTTTTAACAGAGCAAATAGAAAAGCTCAGCTCTCTCTGAAGTCTTACTGACCTACTATTTCACATGCAAGCACTATGTTTAGAAATATAGGGtgggggagatacttttaattagagtgcaatagttggatatgtataaaggggggatgatatatgtatttgtcattaatataatttgatagaatttaagtgatgttaaagtgtaaaatgtctgtagaatatgttgcacttattttgggctttaaaatgaaaaaaaagaaatatttaccCAAGACAAAATTATATACAATTTTATAAGCTTTTAAAAATGTGTGTAGGGGGGATCAATTTTCAAAATCACTTTGGGACGGATTCTGTAAACGGAGCCATTATCAGTGGCcacccagaaagcacagttacttaccgtaacaggtgttatccagggacagcaggcatatattctcacatgtgggtgggtgacgtcatctacggagccccagcgcggacagcttttcaaacaaacttgaatgaagtttcaagtctgctacactgcaccacgcatgtgcatgccttcttgccccctagagggcgcatccccacctcgtggtcttcagttccataaccagcaaagaaaccatccccggggaggagggcaggttgtgagaatatatgcctgctgtccctggataacacctgttacggtaagtaactgtgctttatcccaggacaagcaggcatgatattctcacatgtgggtgacctccaagccaaccaaaaaagggcaggtgggaggatggcaatttaggaaaataggttacgtaacaccgactggccaaaccagccgtcgcttctggacaaagtgtccagacagtagtgggaggtgaacgtatgaaccgaagaccaagtggcagctttacatatgtcctccacaggagtagaccggaggaaagcaacagaagctgccatagccctgaccttatgccccgtgactcgaccatggagcgtgagaccagcctgagcgtagcaaaaagaaatacaagcagctagccaattggacaaggtgcgcttggaaataggatgtcccagcctattaggatcaaaggacaaaaataattgaggaaccttccgataagacttggtacgttggagataaaaagccaacgccctcttacagtccagcgtgtgaagtgccgcctcaccaggatgggagtggggcttcgggaagaacaccggaaggacaatagactgattgaggtggaaatcagacacaaccttaggtagaaatttgggatgggtgcgaagaaccaccttgtcatgatggaacacagtaaagggctggtccgcaaccaaagcctgaagctcactaattcgacgagcagacgtgagcgcaagtaaaaagatcactttccaagtgagaaacttaggaagagacttgtccattggctcaaagggaggtttcatcaactgagccaagaccacattcagatcccaaactacaggaggaggtttcagaggaggattaacattaactaaacccttcatgaaacgaaccaccataggatgaagagagagagaacgaccctctagatgccgatggaaagcagcaatagcactaagatgcacccggatggaagttgtcttcagcccagacttggacaaatgcagcaaatattccagaaccgaggacactgGAACcaaactcgggtccagatggtgcgaggcacaccaggatgaaaatctggtccacttctgggaataacaaagccgagtcgaggccttgcgcgaggcttccaacacctccctgaccgccgaagtcagggggaaaggaaccaagccgtcagatgtaatgactgaagattgggatgtaacagcgaaccctgactctgagacagcagagagggaaaaactggcagaagtagaggctgcctggcactgagttgaaggagcagggaaaaccagtgctgacgaggccaacatggcgctatgagaatcatagtggctctggaggacttgagatgaaccaacaTCCTCattatcagaggaaaaggagggaacgcataaaggaatctctctccccagtcgagaaggaaggcatctgcctcgagacggtcctgggcgtacatccgggaacaatagaggggcagtttgcgagtctccggggaagcaaagagatccacctgaggggtgccccagcggtcgaagacctcgcgtaggactcgggagtttagcgaccactcgtgcggctggagaagacgactgagtttgtctgcgagacaattcttttctccttggatgtaaaccgcacgtaggaagatgttctgggagaccgcccattcccaaaggcgcagggcttcctggcacagggcCCAAGAACCcgtacccccttgtttgtttacataatacatcgccacctggttgtccgtgcgtacgaggactacctggtcgtggagCAAGTGGCCGAACGGtcgagctgccagaaaaatggcacgaagctccaacacattgatgtgacaaagacggtcctcctccgaccatagaccctgggtccgcagaccgtcgagatgagctccccacgcgtactccgaggagtccgtggtcaggaccttgcgatgcggcggaacgagaaagagcaaaccccctgaaagattggaagagtttgtccaccaacggagcgagcgtctcaaagagggAGTTACCCTTATCTGGCAAGAGAGtggatcgcactcctgacgccattgggaggccaaggtccactgaggaagcctcatgtGCAatcgggcgaacggagtgacatggaccgtcgacgccatgtggcccaggagcaccaacaTGCGATGAGCCGAAACTGCGGGTATCagcgaaacctggcgactcaatcgaagcagtgcctgcaaccgaggaggaggaaggaaggaacggaggcgaaccgtgtccagcacggctccgatgaactgaatgGATTGAGTCGGGttcaactgagacttggggaagttcacctcgaaccccagacgttgaaggaaaatgatagtctgtcgggtcgctgagataaccccctctctGGTGGaggccttgatgagccaatcgtccaggtagggaaagacctgaagCCCCTGGGATCTCAgagctgccgcaaccaccaccatacacttcgtgaagactcgaggggatgaAGCCAGACCAaatgggaggacccgatattgaaggtgccAATCTCCCACCCTGAACCGTAAATACTTGCGGAAAGCGgtatgcaccggaacatgagtgtaagcttccttcaaatatagggagcacatccagtccccctcctccaacagagggtataaaaccggaagtgacaacatccggaacttctcccggaccaggaatttgttgagctttcggaggtccaaaatggggcgtaagtcccctgtcttctttgggaccaaaaagtaacgggagtaaaaccccgttccCCGTTGTTCTGGGGCACTGGTTCCACCGCCcgtaggctcaacaaggccctggcctctaGAAGGAGAAGGGGAAGTTGGCTGCGGTTGGACGGACACGTTCCGGGTGGATGGTCCGGCGGCGTGGCTGAGAAAttcagcgagtagccctcggagatgatccggagcacccatgcgtcggatGTAATCTCAGTCCAAGCCACAGAAAAGGACCTGAGACGGCCCCCGATTGGGAGGGGGTCCGGTGATATTGCGGAGGGGGCCTGCCCCCATCCgcacagcccgtcaaaaggacggggccgGCTTGGACGCTCCCTGCGCCGGAGGTTTCGGCTGTCCCCCTCTACCCTGCTGGGGAGGGCGCCGTGCCGGAGGTCTAGAAAATGCAGGGGTAGACTTCTGCGGGTATCTCATCGGGGGCGGCCGGAAAGATTTTTGCGGCGGGGCACGAGGTTTAGCACAGACCAAGGAGGCTaaggagcgctcctgttccgacaaacgtttggtcgccgcctccaatgATTCATCAAACAATTCAGAACCCACGCATGGTAAATTGGCCAGGCGTTCTTGTAGGTTAGGATCCATATCGAGGGTACGGAGCCAGGCCAGCTGGTGCATAGCCACCGCAAAGGCCGAGACCCTCGAAGCAAGCTCAAACGCATCGCACACAGCGTGGAACAGGTACAGCCGCAATTGAGACAAATTGGACATGAATGTGGCAAACCCCTctcgatgggaaggaggcataaCCTCCCAATACTGAGGCAGGTCCTTTACCATGCTACGCAAATAGGATGAAAACGTAAATGCGTAGTTGAGGACCCTGATGGCCATGAGGGAattagaatagaggcgacgaccaaacttgtccagggtcctcccctcccttccgggcgggaccgccgctgagactcTGGAGGGTTGAGTCTTTTTAAGCGCCGACTCCACAATcaacgactggtgggagagttgaggcttatcgaaccctttagatggaatggtccggtatttggactccatcttCGACGGCACCGCAGTgattgtaagaggggagtccaagttcttAAGGAAGGTTTGATGTAGAACCTTATTCAGGGGAAGGCGAGGAGTTTCCCTTGGGGGagtaggaagatcctgctcctccaggAACTCTTTAGTATATTGAGAACCCGCCATTAAGTCAAGCCCCAAGGCTTGTGCCATATCCTGCACGAACCTGGAGAAGGAGGATGTTCTGGCGGCCGGTGAGGGGGTCCGAGATCTCcccgccgaacagaagggggaagcctcgcgGGAATACCGCGGTTCCCTGccagaccccgatccccaggaGGCCACATCAAgcgacctcgaaggggtcggggaaCACCTGTGCCCCGAAGAGCCCTTGGGAGAAACCCCGGGGGTCCGAGGTACAGAGGCGCGCCCCCTCCATCTCGGGGAAAAAGTCTCTCGAACCCCCTCTCGCGGGGGAACGAATCAGGCttgggttgtcgaggcggagctccgagacacgcgAGGTCTCGCCCTCGAGCGGCGAAGAGCGGCCACGCCTCCGAGGAGAACCCCGAAAACGTTTGGGTTTCCTCGgacgacgcctcgcccgaggccggcccgagggcgaggagccccagGAAGACCTCGAAGAAGAGGACGAGGATATCCTCCTgacccgacgcaccttgtccctAGGCCTAACGATTCTCTCAGGCTGGGCCTCCAAGGTCgaagtcgagggcaaggtcggggcctAAGTCGGGGCCGGACCGGCACCtgaagtcgagggcaccgaggccgaggtcgccaaggCCTGGGCCGTCAAGACCGgcgcagtcgaggccgaagcctgctgcagctgctcGATGGCTCtggacagctccgaggtaatcAACACTCGGAGCAAGTCTTGAAAGGTCCGAGGCCGGGCGATGCTCcctagagggcgacctcggtctcgagtattccctcggggcactagATTTGCCAACCTTGGGCTGAGCCGAGGCCGACCCACCCGCTGtcgaagagcccgaggatggcttcttcgccgaacccggagctgaggagggaagcggggacttacccgAGGAAGGCTTTGTCGGAGCAGCAGGCGAGgatcccgaggccgaggtcgaggccggggccgaagccgaggccgacgtcgaggccttccccgccgcggggtctgCAGAGAAGAGCTCCACCATCcgggcacggcgtcggcggagcgctctggACTGAAAAGTGGAGCACCTCTCACAGGAGTCAGTAGGGTGCTCCGGACCCAAGCAAATCAAGCACCACCGGTGCGGATCGGTAATTGAcagcaaccgatcacaccgggtgcatttctTAAAGTCAAGGGACAGGACATGAAAAAGAAAAGGGGCTGGGAACGAACGACGTCCCGCAGCCGTggctcccgggagcccccggagccgaacggaagaaataaaacttttttttttttttttttttcgacgataAACGACGTGACTAAGaaggaaaacaacaaataaagcacagcgaccgagcaaaacaacccagacgcggtgtcagaaggcagaaaaacaggagctcaatttccacagggcttctggctccgcggaaaaaactgaactgaggaccacgaggtggggatgcgccctctagtgggcaagaaggcatgcgcatgcgtggtgcagtgtagcagacttgaaacttcaatcaagtttgcttgaaaagctgtccgcgttggggctccgtaaatgacgtcacccacccacatgtgagaatatcatgcctgcttgtcctgggataaaagtggTACCATTCACATGTCAATTACACAATTCAGAATCGCAGCCATATCGGAAGTAGGCGTAAGAAATTTAGGCTaggattttacaggcctacatttccggcacctactttTGATGAGAATCATATCCACAGAGGAGCCCACATCCACTTCTGGGGTATATCACGCCTACTGTTGATGTAGGCGCCAGA is drawn from Geotrypetes seraphini chromosome 3, aGeoSer1.1, whole genome shotgun sequence and contains these coding sequences:
- the TTLL2 gene encoding probable tubulin polyglutamylase TTLL2, translated to MPNWISDEKMMRPLVFRLQDSTPEVIREVLLERGWREFNKNEAEWNLYWGSSFRISDYDSLKPWQRLNHHPGTVRLLRKDSLARHLKRMKAVYGMSHYEFSPVAFILPNDYIKFVSQYSQETILHGRRSSYWICKPIDLSRGRGIFIFHDIKDLTYHSAVIVQKYITNPFLISGYKFDLRIYVCVACFCPLTVYVYQEGLVRFATEKFDLDSLDNIFAHLTNTSINKFGVSYNKGKERVGCGCKWTLSQFRSYLYSLDIDIVLLWQRIHNIVIMTLLAIASQVPPTPNCFELFGFDILIDDTLKPWLLEVNYGPALSLDCSNDVVVKKNLIHDIVELLNYKETDGLGFNGDGEKIDNQTSSLMCNSTGMLKRCDYRQLPPSKTEKFTDVLRNAPVHQPKDALNNPTGVLHRFREDNQSSSVTGHARGNNSKTANCSWGGSVKPPKASQNNLTWQQNFEHTSVENYLEKCPLKKKIVISNKVTRTHPKKTITSKLREKINLPQNSPQMPRNSSQSNPVSRNGEELAPIKPRNIQATFCLPSIEFPKQKLTFPLYFVSNINRKPFRQVGDLVLIFPFNEATLAGSRNGTDVKSIIQEINKLMHRLISIEQQTMKRKIVNG